A genomic window from Bradyrhizobium lupini includes:
- a CDS encoding phosphatase PAP2 family protein, with the protein MNRTGLFIALALWLVIGVVFGLYPELDLKLAALFFDPETKTFPLKLNGWAGFARDAAMWVAWAFVLPALIALVVKMVRPDRPLMVSGRAIVFLLVTIIMSAGILTNLAFKSYWGRPRPVVVTQFAGDQQFVPWWDPRGGCARNCSFFSGEGATAFWTLAPAALAPPAWRPLAYAGAVVFGLVTSGLRMAFGGHFFTDVSIAGLVTFVVIWFAYALIYRWPRTRFSDEAVDAALTRLNMPAYRLRQRLFGRKTGAEPSV; encoded by the coding sequence ATGAACCGGACTGGACTCTTCATCGCCCTGGCGCTGTGGCTCGTGATCGGCGTCGTTTTCGGCCTCTATCCCGAGCTTGATCTCAAGCTCGCCGCGCTGTTCTTCGACCCTGAGACGAAAACGTTTCCGCTCAAGCTGAACGGTTGGGCCGGCTTCGCGCGCGACGCCGCGATGTGGGTCGCCTGGGCGTTCGTGCTGCCTGCGCTGATCGCGCTCGTGGTCAAGATGGTCCGGCCCGACCGCCCGCTGATGGTATCCGGTCGCGCGATCGTCTTCCTGCTGGTCACGATCATCATGTCGGCCGGCATCCTCACCAATCTCGCCTTCAAGTCCTATTGGGGCCGGCCGCGCCCGGTGGTGGTGACGCAGTTCGCCGGCGACCAGCAATTCGTGCCGTGGTGGGATCCGCGCGGGGGCTGCGCGCGCAACTGCTCGTTCTTCTCGGGCGAGGGCGCGACCGCGTTCTGGACGCTGGCGCCGGCCGCACTGGCACCGCCGGCGTGGCGACCGCTCGCTTATGCCGGAGCCGTGGTGTTCGGCCTCGTGACCAGCGGGCTGCGGATGGCCTTTGGTGGCCATTTCTTCACCGACGTGTCGATCGCCGGCCTCGTCACCTTCGTCGTGATCTGGTTTGCCTACGCGCTGATTTACCGCTGGCCGCGGACCCGGTTTTCCGACGAGGCGGTCGATGCCGCCCTGACTCGGCTGAACATGCCCGCTTACCGGCTCCGCCAGCGCCTGTTCGGACGCAAGACGGGTGCCGAGCCGTCAGTTTGA
- a CDS encoding OmpA family protein — translation MPGSAAATPPPNRAQYAAPTVAPAFRAAPTTTTPLPPPPRPPQRDLTPLAIGAGVVAGAVIGATIADYRNQRRESVEGGRTVYTEPDRIIIRDPGGQTYVRGNDLYRFRYGARDIRTETVGADTRTVVIRPDGSEIITVVGQDGRLLRRIRRDPAGRELVIIDNSYRDPQSVGGFYVDAPPPVVNMPYDRYIVDAQEASPDVIYETMVAPPVQRINRRYTLDEIRYSPNVRMQMPSIDLNTINFETGSWTIPPDQAAKLQSIADGLNRAIQANPRVVFLIEGHTDAVGNDVDNLSLSDRRAQSAAELLTQQFGVPSENLTSQGYGEQYLKEQTQGPSAINRRVTVRNITPLLNGGQASLPPPPPGTAPPR, via the coding sequence GTGCCGGGCTCTGCGGCTGCGACCCCGCCGCCCAACAGGGCGCAATACGCGGCGCCCACGGTTGCGCCGGCGTTCCGCGCCGCGCCCACGACGACCACGCCCCTGCCGCCACCGCCGCGTCCGCCGCAGCGTGACCTGACGCCGCTCGCGATCGGTGCAGGTGTCGTCGCCGGTGCCGTGATCGGCGCCACCATCGCCGACTACCGCAACCAGCGCCGCGAGTCGGTCGAAGGCGGCCGCACCGTCTACACCGAGCCGGACCGCATCATCATCCGCGATCCGGGTGGGCAGACCTACGTCCGCGGCAACGATCTCTATCGCTTCCGCTATGGCGCCCGCGACATCCGCACCGAAACTGTCGGCGCCGATACCCGCACCGTGGTGATCCGTCCCGACGGCAGCGAGATCATTACCGTTGTAGGTCAGGACGGTCGGCTGCTGCGGCGAATCCGCAGGGACCCGGCCGGGCGCGAGCTCGTCATCATCGACAACAGCTACCGCGATCCTCAGTCGGTCGGCGGTTTCTATGTCGACGCGCCGCCGCCCGTCGTCAACATGCCCTACGATCGCTATATCGTCGACGCCCAGGAGGCCTCGCCGGACGTGATCTACGAGACGATGGTGGCGCCGCCGGTGCAGCGGATCAACCGTCGCTACACGCTCGACGAGATCCGCTACAGCCCGAATGTTCGCATGCAAATGCCGAGCATCGACCTCAACACGATCAACTTCGAGACCGGATCGTGGACCATCCCACCGGACCAGGCGGCGAAGCTGCAGTCGATCGCGGACGGTCTCAACCGTGCGATCCAGGCCAACCCGCGCGTGGTGTTCCTGATCGAAGGTCACACCGACGCGGTCGGCAACGACGTCGACAATTTGTCATTGTCGGACCGTCGTGCGCAGTCCGCGGCCGAATTGCTGACCCAGCAATTCGGTGTGCCGTCTGAAAACCTGACGTCGCAAGGCTATGGCGAGCAGTACCTGAAGGAGCAGACGCAAGGACCGAGCGCGATCAACCGGCGCGTCACCGTCCGCAACATCACGCCGTTGCTCAACGGCGGCCAGGCCTCGCTGCCGCCGCCCCCGCCCGGCACCGCGCCGCCGCGCTGA